The Linepithema humile isolate Giens D197 chromosome 2, Lhum_UNIL_v1.0, whole genome shotgun sequence genome has a segment encoding these proteins:
- the LOC105671728 gene encoding uncharacterized protein, producing MQSLSSVRIFVLLIYPISRDKLFYFENGIALKNSDTNFKYNLNNMEAQTNKQDNLNQYEYVTLLKNNFDRSLFPNDFDMWTMSEQYNWINNNLSKFFPNVPKSLLEFVPALFYQIDYSRWPETPEWLDVDKYRRGQKFVQNYIFTIMITTVISLLHAYTFENGLKPIILGGQSHTPYLSYKRLQSTGRRIMSWYFGQPWVEETPAYKDMQFTRKMHKIIREKLSQISKDKIDAACTFANPWCPDRELLLKDLAAACPFEKVGQRPYKLFAELSYEQKYLNDFELAMTQCSFIGLIVLYPREFGAHNATDEDLEAFCHLWRCYGYFLGISDECNFCRGSLDEIKQRLRDFYQYWVLPNFKEITPEWEHVTRCIIETFNYNYNVRVLPYKTAMLLATESLGVNMPHLYASLCYSEWIAYYCWRFFLRYVLALNSVRSFFLSVLLKSSMNSKESPEKLAELHERSKQQVPDFSITY from the exons ATGCAATCACTCAGTTCTGTGCGAATCTTCGTGCTGTTAATATATCCTATCTCGCGTGATAAGTTATTCTATTTTGAAAACGGCATTGCGTTAAAAAACAgtgatacaaattttaaatacaatttgaaTAACATGGAAGCTCAAACAAATAAACAggataatttaaatcaatatgaATACGTaacattattgaaaaataactttgatcGAAGCTTATTCCCAAACGATTTCGATATGTGGACAATGAGTGAACAATATAATTGGATAAACAATAATCTCTCTAAATTTTTTCCGAATGTGCCAAAATCCTTGCTGGAATTCGTTCCTGCTTTGTTTTATCAAATAGACTATAGTCGATGGCCAGAGACGCCCGAATGGTTGGATGTGGATAAGTATCGCAGAGGACaaaaatttgtgcaaaattatatattcacaaTAATGATAACTACTGTAATCTCCCTCTTACATGCGTATACTTTCGAGAATGGTCTGAAGCCAATTATCCTAGGTGGTCAATCTCATACACCCTATTTATCATACAAGAG GTTACAATCGACTGGGCGTCGAATAATGAGTTGGTACTTCGGACAACCTTGGGTCGAAGAGACGCCCGCCTACAAAGATATGCAATTCACGCGTAAAATGCACAAGATAATACGAGAAAAATTGTCCCAAATCAGCAAGGATAAAATTGACGCTGCCTGTACATTCGCAAATCCATGGTGCCCGGATCGCGAATTGCTTTTGAAAGACTTGGCCGCGGCGTGTCCATTCGAAAAAGTCGGACAACGTCCTTATAAACTTTTCGCTGAATTGTCATATGAGCAGAAATACTTAAACGACTTTGAACTGGCGATGACACAGTGTTCTTTTATAGGCTTAATTGTACTTTATCCGAGAGAATTTGGAGCGCATAATGCGACCGACGAGGACTTAGAGGCTTTCTGTCATTTGTGGAGATGCTACGGATATTTTCTTGGGATATCAGATGA GTGTAATTTTTGCCGTGGCAGTCTTGATGAAATAAAGCAGCGCTTACgagatttttatcaatattggGTGCTACCTAATTTCAAGGAAATCACACCGGAATGGGAACACGTAACGAGATGCATTAtcgaaacatttaattataattataacgtgCGTGTGTTACCTTACAAGACTGCGATGTTACTTGCTACAGAGTCACTTGGCGTAAATATGCCACACCTATACGCGTCTCTTTGTTATTCGGAGTGGATTGCTTATTACTGTTGGag attttttcttcgttatgTTTTGGCATTGAACAGCGTGAGATCATTTTTTCTTAGTGTACTACTAAAATCATCTATGAACAGTAAAGAAAGTCCGGAAAAGCTAGCAGAACTTCACGAACGGTCCAAGCAACAAGTACCAGATTTTTCCAtcacatattaa